A DNA window from Bos javanicus breed banteng chromosome 10, ARS-OSU_banteng_1.0, whole genome shotgun sequence contains the following coding sequences:
- the LOC133256158 gene encoding large ribosomal subunit protein uL3-like: protein MSHRKFSAPRHGSLGFLPQKRSSRHRGKVKSFPKDDSSKPIHLTAFLGYKAGMTHIVREVDRPGSKVNKKEVVEAVTIMETPPMVIVGIVGYMETPRGLRTFKTIFAEHISDECKRRFYKNWHKSKKKAFTKYCKKWQDADSKKPLERDFSSMKKYCQVIHVIAHTQMRLLPLRQKAYLIEVQVNRGTVAEKLDWARERLEQQVPVSQVFGQDEMIDVIGVTKGQGYKGVTSRWHTKKLPRKTH from the coding sequence ATGTCTCACAGGAAGTTCTCTGCTCCCAGGCACGGGTCCCTGGGCTTCCTGCCTCAGAAGCGCAGCAGCCGGCACCGCGGGAAGGTGAAGAGCTTCCCCAAGGATGACTCTTCCAAGCCCATACACCTCACTGCCTTTCTTGGCTACAAGGCTGGCATGACCCACATTGTGAGGGAGGTCGATAGGCCAGGGTCCAAGGTGAACAAGAAGGAAGTGGTGGAGGCTGTGACCATCATGGAGACTCCACCCATGGTGATTGTGGGCATCGTGGGCTACATGGAAACACCCCGAGGCCTCCGGACCTTTAAGACCATCTTTGCTGAGCATATCAGCGATGAGTGCAAAAGGCGCTTCTACAAGAACTGGCATAAGTCCAAGAAGAAGGCCTTCACCAAATACTGCAAGAAGTGGCAGGACGCAGACAGCAAGAAGCCCCTTGAGAGGGACTTCAGCAGCATGAAAAAGTACTGTCAGGTCATCCATGTCATTGCCCACACCCAGATGCGCCTGCTTCCTCTGCGCCAGAAGGCATACCTCATAGAGGTCCAGGTGAACAGAGGCACTGTGGCCGAGAAACTGGACTGGGCCCGCGAGAGGCTCGAGCAGCAGGTCCCTGTGAGCCAAGTGTTTGgccaggatgagatgattgatgtCATTGGGGTGACCAAGGGCCAAGGCTACAAAGGTGTCACCAGCCGTTGGCACACCAAGAAGCTGCCCCGTAAGACCCACTGA